Part of the Pirellulales bacterium genome, TTAGCAAGTAGCCCAGCGAGTCACACGCGTTCCGATAATGTACAGAAACTGGTCCATGTTTCCGAACAAGTGGCACTTTAGAGCCAAACCACGGCGGTAGTAGTTCATCGCTCGACGTTGATGGGTTCACACCCTGCGCTGGAAGCAATTGGACCGCGTGACCAGGAAGTTGGCGAACCCTTTAACTGAGGTTGTCAACTTGCCGTGCAAGTGATAGCACATAGCAACAAATTCTTTGAAAATCTCCCGGGGAATTGCCGCCATCTCGCGAGAACGCTTGGCCCGGGTGTAGGAGTTACCATGAGTCGGTTCGAGACGCGTCGAGGCCACCTTCGTAAGCTCGTGCGCGCGGCGGGAGCCGATGCGCTGTTGGTTACTAATTTCACCAACGTTACGTATCTGACAGGTTTCACCGGCGACGATAGCTACCTGCTGGTCGGCGGAAAAGAAACGGTCCTCATCAGCGACCCTCGCTACACCACCCAAATCGAAGAAGAATGCCCGGACATTACCGTTGATATCAGGCCGCCGGGTAAAGGCATGCTCGACAGCGTGGCCGAGGCGGTCCGCACCACGAAGGTGACAAAGCTGGCGATCGAGTCCGACGCAATGGGCGTAGGACTCTTCGGACAGATCGAGGCCAAACTCACCAAAACCAAATTGATACCGGCTGCAGCCCTGGTCGAGCAACTGCGCGTTATCAAGGACAAGCACGAGATCGACGAGATTTGCCTGGCAGCGCGCTACGCAGAGAAGGGCTTTGCTATCTTGCGGGCCACACTACGGCCAGAGCGTACCGAAAAGGAGGTCGCGGCCGATCTGGAGTACCAACTACGGCTGCTCGGCGCGCGGGGTTGCAGCTTTCCACCAATCATTGCGGTGGGCCCTCGTGCCGCCCTGCCCCACGCTCAGCCCACGGATCAAAAAATAGGCGACGGCGACTTCGTATTGGTCGACTGGGGAGCCACGGCGCGACACTACAAGAGCGACTTGACGAGGGTACTGGTCACCGGTAAGATTTCGCCCAAACTCGAACGGGTGTATAACGTTGTGCTAAAAGCACAGGAGCTGGCAATCGCCGCAATCAAGCCAGGGCTA contains:
- a CDS encoding Xaa-Pro peptidase family protein, encoding MSRFETRRGHLRKLVRAAGADALLVTNFTNVTYLTGFTGDDSYLLVGGKETVLISDPRYTTQIEEECPDITVDIRPPGKGMLDSVAEAVRTTKVTKLAIESDAMGVGLFGQIEAKLTKTKLIPAAALVEQLRVIKDKHEIDEICLAARYAEKGFAILRATLRPERTEKEVAADLEYQLRLLGARGCSFPPIIAVGPRAALPHAQPTDQKIGDGDFVLVDWGATARHYKSDLTRVLVTGKISPKLERVYNVVLKAQELAIAAIKPGLTGRDVDAVARGLIADAGFGRHFGHGLGHGLGLDIHEAPRLAAAADQVLKPGMVVTVEPGIYLPGWGGVRIEDDILITKTGYEVLTNVPKRLEEAVVN